Proteins from a single region of Mytilus trossulus isolate FHL-02 chromosome 2, PNRI_Mtr1.1.1.hap1, whole genome shotgun sequence:
- the LOC134705562 gene encoding waprin-Phi1-like yields MERCYCNFISCLLVFVLAITEIESYRRKCNLDCEEGEKCVLKRSTCSYPPCSKYPVCVAKDNNSTEEIIRTRTGTCPEIVTPGPCMEQCQNDGDCRHSEKCCFNGCGNTCRSVVTVIARKPGSCPWDLRRQPLCGMDCSSDSHCPGSEKCCLTACGSTCSRPCYHWLQRGSYEGVGNAIWSLPYQCRPAF; encoded by the exons atggaaaggtgctattgtaattttatttcatgtttatta GTCTTCGTTCTTGCCATTACTGAAATCGAGTCTTACCGTAGAAAATGT aatTTAGATTGTGAAGAAGGAGAAAAATGCGTTTTAAAAAGGAGTACATGTTCATACCCACCGTGTTCAAAATACCCCGTGTGTGTAG CTAAAGATAATAACAGTACAGAAGAAATAATAAGAACCCGTACGGGTACTTGTCCTGAAATTGTAACACCTGGGCCATGTATGGAACAATGTCAAAATGATGGAGATTGTCGacatagtgaaaaatgttgtttcaaTGGCTGTGGAAATACATGTAGATCAGTAGTAACTG TGATAGCAAGAAAACCTGGTTCCTGTCCATGGGATTTACGACGACAACCATTGTGTGGAATGGACTGTTCTAGTGACTCGCACTGCCCAGGCAGTGAAAAGTGTTGTCTAACAGCATGCGGAAGTACCTGTTCAAGACCGTGTTACCATTGGTTACAAAGAGGTAGTTACGAAGGAGTAGGAAATGCAATTTGGTCTTTGCCATACCAGTGCCGTCCAGCATTTTAA